A stretch of Paracoccus sp. N5 DNA encodes these proteins:
- a CDS encoding purine-nucleoside phosphorylase yields the protein MSKSAELARLIRARAGEEAPEYGLVLGSGLGHLAAAVQGTAIPYSDLPGFPHAGVSGHVPQLMIGRLEGRRVAVFGGRAHYYESGRADAMRLPLEVLRALGCRRLILTNAAGSLRPDLPPGALMLLSDHINFAGTNPLIGEPSDARFVPMTAAHDPGLRAALQAAAAAEGIPLPEGVYCWFSGPSFETPAEIRAARTLGADAVGMSTVPEIILARFLGLDCAAISVITNMGAGLSDEAISHDHTKAMAPLGAAKLERILRRFLGT from the coding sequence ATGTCAAAGAGCGCTGAGCTTGCCCGACTGATCCGCGCCCGCGCCGGCGAGGAAGCGCCGGAATACGGGCTGGTGCTGGGCTCGGGCCTGGGCCATCTGGCGGCGGCGGTTCAGGGCACGGCCATCCCCTATTCCGACCTGCCGGGCTTTCCGCATGCCGGGGTCTCGGGCCATGTGCCGCAGCTGATGATCGGCCGGCTGGAGGGGCGGCGCGTCGCGGTCTTCGGCGGCCGGGCGCATTACTACGAATCCGGGCGCGCCGACGCCATGCGGCTGCCGCTCGAGGTGCTGCGGGCGCTCGGCTGCCGGCGCCTGATCCTGACCAATGCCGCGGGCTCGCTGCGCCCCGACCTGCCGCCCGGCGCGCTGATGCTGCTCTCGGACCATATCAACTTCGCCGGCACCAACCCGCTGATCGGCGAGCCGAGCGACGCCCGCTTCGTCCCCATGACCGCCGCCCACGACCCCGGCCTGCGCGCCGCCCTGCAAGCCGCCGCGGCCGCCGAGGGGATCCCCCTGCCCGAAGGCGTCTATTGCTGGTTCTCGGGGCCCAGCTTCGAAACCCCGGCCGAGATCCGCGCCGCCCGAACCCTGGGCGCCGATGCCGTCGGCATGTCCACCGTGCCGGAAATCATCCTGGCGCGCTTCCTCGGCCTCGACTGCGCCGCCATCTCGGTCATCACCAACATGGGCGCCGGGCTCTCGGACGAAGCGATCAGCCACGACCACACCAAGGCCATGGCACCCCTGGGCGCCGCCAAGCTGGAACGCATCCTGCGCCGCTTTCTCGGAACCTGA
- a CDS encoding ABC transporter permease: MDFATLIQILDSAVRLMVPLLLACLAGLYSERAGVFDIGLEGKMLIAAFCAGAVAYATGSAWLGLLAGIGGALALAALHGLASITFRGNQLISGVAINFLASGLTVLLGQKIFALGGRTPSLQGAARFTEITLPLADALRPLPVIGRLYAELISGHSVLVYLAFAMVPLTWWMLYRTRFGLRLRAVGENPASVDTAGVSVTRLRYGAVLICGVLCGIAGAYLATAISAGFVKEMTAGRGFIALAALIFAKWRPWPALGACFLFGLMEAVANRYPNLDLGLVTVPSMFMNALPYILTVIILAGFVGRAIPPRAGGEPYVKER, translated from the coding sequence ATGGATTTCGCGACGCTGATCCAGATCCTCGATTCCGCCGTGCGGCTGATGGTGCCGCTGCTGCTGGCCTGCCTGGCCGGGCTTTATTCGGAGCGCGCCGGGGTCTTCGACATCGGGCTCGAGGGCAAGATGCTGATAGCGGCCTTTTGCGCCGGCGCGGTGGCCTATGCGACCGGCAGCGCATGGCTGGGGCTGCTGGCCGGGATCGGCGGCGCGCTGGCGCTGGCGGCACTGCATGGGCTGGCCTCGATCACCTTCCGCGGCAACCAGCTGATCTCGGGCGTGGCGATCAACTTCCTCGCCTCGGGGCTGACGGTGCTCCTGGGGCAGAAGATCTTTGCGCTCGGCGGCCGCACGCCGTCACTGCAGGGCGCCGCGCGCTTCACCGAGATCACCCTGCCCCTTGCCGACGCCCTGCGGCCGCTGCCGGTGATCGGGCGCCTCTATGCCGAGCTGATCTCGGGCCATTCGGTGCTGGTCTACCTGGCCTTCGCCATGGTGCCGCTGACCTGGTGGATGCTCTATCGCACCCGCTTCGGGCTGCGGCTGCGCGCGGTGGGCGAGAACCCGGCCTCGGTCGATACCGCCGGCGTCTCGGTCACGCGGCTGCGCTACGGCGCCGTGCTGATCTGCGGCGTGCTGTGCGGCATCGCCGGGGCCTATCTCGCCACGGCGATCTCGGCCGGCTTCGTCAAGGAAATGACCGCCGGGCGCGGCTTCATCGCGCTGGCGGCGCTGATCTTCGCCAAATGGCGGCCCTGGCCGGCGCTCGGCGCCTGCTTCCTCTTCGGCCTGATGGAGGCGGTGGCGAACCGCTATCCGAACCTCGACCTGGGGCTGGTCACGGTGCCGTCGATGTTCATGAACGCCCTGCCCTATATCCTGACCGTCATCATCCTGGCCGGTTTCGTCGGCCGCGCCATCCCGCCGCGCGCGGGCGGAGAACCCTATGTCAAAGAGCGCTGA
- a CDS encoding ABC transporter permease, with protein MQRMPKWADVVLTPLISLALAFSISALVILAIGESPAEALKVMVEGALGSSYGWGFTLYYATNFIFTGLAVMVAYHAGLFNIGGEGQAALGGLGVALVLLSVPWPHWALALPAAMIGAAGFGALWALVPAWLQARRGSHVVITTIMFNFIAAALLNYVLVNVLRPAGSMDPASANFAPATHLPKLSDMAAALGLGWGENTPANVSFFIAIAACLLVWLLIWRTRLGYEIRAFGKSEPAALYAGISPVRITLLAMLISGALAGLMAVNNVMGEAERLVLNAVEGAGFIGIAVALMGRNHPFGILLAALLFGFLYQGGGELALWTTIPRELIVVIQALVILFTGALDNMVRLPLERLFARSRGGT; from the coding sequence ATGCAGCGAATGCCGAAATGGGCGGATGTGGTCCTGACGCCGCTGATCTCGCTGGCGCTGGCCTTTTCCATCTCGGCGCTGGTGATCCTGGCGATCGGCGAAAGCCCGGCCGAGGCGCTGAAGGTCATGGTCGAGGGCGCGCTGGGGTCCAGCTATGGCTGGGGCTTCACGCTGTATTATGCCACGAATTTCATCTTCACCGGCCTGGCGGTCATGGTCGCCTATCACGCCGGGCTGTTCAACATCGGCGGCGAGGGCCAGGCCGCGCTGGGAGGCTTGGGCGTCGCGCTGGTGCTGCTGTCGGTGCCCTGGCCGCATTGGGCGCTGGCGCTGCCGGCGGCGATGATCGGGGCGGCGGGTTTCGGCGCGCTCTGGGCGCTGGTGCCGGCCTGGTTGCAGGCGCGGCGCGGCAGCCATGTCGTCATCACCACCATCATGTTCAACTTCATCGCCGCGGCGCTGCTGAATTATGTGCTGGTCAACGTGCTGCGCCCGGCCGGCAGCATGGACCCGGCCTCGGCCAATTTCGCGCCGGCGACACATCTGCCGAAACTGTCGGACATGGCGGCGGCGCTGGGGCTGGGCTGGGGCGAGAACACCCCGGCCAATGTCAGTTTCTTCATCGCCATCGCCGCCTGCCTGCTGGTCTGGCTGCTGATCTGGCGCACGCGGCTGGGCTACGAGATCCGCGCCTTCGGCAAGTCCGAGCCGGCGGCGCTTTACGCCGGAATCTCGCCCGTGCGGATCACCCTGCTGGCCATGCTGATCTCCGGGGCGCTGGCGGGGCTGATGGCGGTCAACAACGTCATGGGCGAGGCCGAGCGGCTGGTCCTGAACGCCGTCGAGGGCGCCGGCTTCATCGGCATCGCCGTGGCGCTGATGGGGCGCAACCATCCCTTCGGCATCCTGCTGGCCGCGCTGCTGTTTGGGTTCCTCTACCAAGGCGGGGGCGAGCTGGCGCTGTGGACCACGATCCCGCGCGAACTGATCGTGGTGATCCAGGCGCTGGTGATCCTGTTCACCGGCGCGCTGGACAACATGGTGCGCCTGCCGCTCGAGCGGCTGTTCGCGCGCAGCCGCGGGGGGACGTGA
- a CDS encoding ABC transporter ATP-binding protein → MASAGAPAIELRGICKAFGPVQANKDIDLVVPRGTIHGIIGENGAGKSTLMSILYGFYRPDAGEILVGGRPIAIADSQAAIRAGIGMVFQHFKLVRNFTVLENVILGAEDGRLLRPSLARARGELQRLAREYELQVDPDALVEDLSVGHQQRVEILKALYRQADILILDEPTGVLTPAEADHLFRILRSLRDEGKTIILITHKLREIMEITDTVSAMRRGEMVASVRTAETSPAALAELMVGRKVLLRVEKGPAQPGAPVLELRGLRMVDAQGVERLRGIDLEIRAGEILGIAGVAGNGQTQLLEILGGFPEPGSQLSGEIRLNGKVLPLSGSNGRARRRAGIGHVPEDRQAEGLIMDFTAWENAAFGYHDAPEFNRGCLMDQAAMRADAQGKIQRFDVRPPNPDLAAKSFSGGNQQKIVVAREVERNPDLLLIGQPTRGVDIGAIEFIHKRIVALRDAGRAVLLVSVELDEIMALSDRIAVMFDGRVMGERWPGEATTGDLGCLMAGVEPSPAGAR, encoded by the coding sequence ATGGCATCGGCCGGCGCCCCCGCGATCGAATTGCGGGGGATCTGCAAGGCCTTCGGGCCGGTGCAGGCCAACAAGGACATCGACCTGGTGGTGCCGCGCGGCACCATCCACGGCATCATCGGCGAGAACGGCGCCGGGAAATCGACGCTGATGTCGATCCTCTACGGCTTCTATCGCCCCGATGCCGGCGAGATCCTGGTCGGCGGCCGGCCCATCGCCATCGCCGACAGCCAGGCGGCGATCCGCGCCGGCATCGGCATGGTGTTCCAGCATTTCAAGCTGGTGCGGAACTTTACCGTGCTGGAAAACGTCATCCTCGGGGCCGAGGACGGCCGGCTCTTGCGCCCCTCGCTGGCGCGGGCGCGCGGCGAATTGCAGCGGCTGGCGCGGGAATACGAATTGCAGGTCGATCCCGACGCGCTGGTCGAGGATCTGTCCGTGGGCCACCAGCAGCGGGTCGAGATCCTGAAGGCGCTCTATCGCCAGGCCGACATCCTGATCCTGGACGAGCCCACGGGCGTCCTGACCCCGGCCGAGGCGGACCATCTGTTTCGCATCCTGCGGAGCTTGCGCGACGAGGGCAAGACCATCATCCTGATCACCCACAAGCTGCGCGAGATCATGGAGATCACCGACACTGTCTCGGCGATGCGGCGGGGCGAGATGGTGGCCTCGGTCAGGACCGCCGAGACCAGCCCGGCCGCGCTGGCCGAGCTGATGGTCGGCCGCAAGGTGCTGCTGCGTGTCGAAAAGGGCCCGGCGCAGCCCGGCGCGCCGGTGCTGGAGCTGCGCGGTCTGCGCATGGTCGATGCCCAGGGCGTCGAGCGGCTGCGCGGCATCGACCTGGAAATCCGCGCCGGCGAGATCCTGGGCATCGCCGGCGTCGCCGGCAACGGCCAGACGCAGCTGCTGGAGATCCTGGGCGGTTTCCCCGAGCCCGGCAGCCAGCTTTCCGGCGAGATCCGGCTGAACGGCAAGGTGCTGCCGCTGTCGGGTTCGAACGGCCGCGCCCGCCGCCGCGCCGGCATCGGCCATGTCCCCGAGGACCGCCAGGCCGAGGGGCTGATCATGGACTTCACCGCCTGGGAGAACGCGGCCTTCGGCTATCACGACGCGCCCGAATTCAACCGCGGCTGTCTGATGGACCAGGCCGCGATGCGGGCCGATGCGCAGGGCAAGATTCAGCGTTTCGACGTGCGCCCGCCCAATCCCGACCTGGCGGCCAAGAGCTTCTCGGGCGGGAACCAGCAGAAGATCGTCGTCGCGCGCGAGGTCGAGCGCAATCCCGACCTGCTGCTGATCGGCCAGCCGACGCGCGGCGTCGACATCGGCGCCATCGAGTTCATCCACAAGCGCATCGTGGCACTGCGCGACGCCGGCCGCGCGGTGCTGCTGGTCTCGGTCGAGCTGGACGAGATCATGGCGCTGTCGGACCGCATCGCGGTGATGTTCGACGGCCGGGTGATGGGCGAGCGGTGGCCCGGCGAGGCGACGACCGGCGATCTGGGCTGCCTAATGGCCGGGGTCGAGCCCAGCCCCGCGGGGGCCCGGTGA
- a CDS encoding BMP family ABC transporter substrate-binding protein, with the protein MSLMKTLLAGASLGLLPLAALADPALIFDLGGKFDKSFNEAAYQGAERWKSETGGSYKELEMQSEAMREQALRRLAQSGANPIVMTGFAFGEVLNKVAPDYPDTKFAIIDMVVEQPNVQSVVFTEEQGSYLAGVMAAQASKSGTVGFIGGMDIPLIHKFECGYAQGFKAAKPDGKIIINYTGTTPAAWNDPVKGGELVKAQVSQGADVIYAAAGGTGIGVLQAAADAGILSIGVDSNQNHLHPGKVLTSMVKGVDNSVYEAFKAGADLEPGVKVMDLKSGGVSVAIDDDNKPLVTPEMAAAVEAASKGIEDGSVKVHDYMTDNTCPVK; encoded by the coding sequence ATGTCCCTGATGAAAACCCTGCTGGCCGGCGCCAGCCTTGGCCTGCTGCCGCTGGCCGCGCTGGCCGATCCGGCGCTGATCTTCGACTTGGGCGGAAAGTTCGACAAATCCTTCAACGAGGCCGCCTATCAGGGTGCCGAGCGCTGGAAGTCCGAAACCGGCGGCAGCTACAAGGAACTCGAGATGCAGTCCGAGGCGATGCGCGAACAGGCGCTGCGCCGGCTGGCGCAATCGGGCGCCAATCCCATCGTCATGACCGGCTTCGCCTTCGGCGAGGTGCTGAACAAGGTCGCGCCCGACTATCCCGACACCAAATTCGCCATCATCGACATGGTGGTCGAGCAGCCGAACGTGCAATCCGTGGTCTTCACCGAGGAGCAGGGCTCGTATCTGGCGGGGGTGATGGCGGCGCAGGCCTCGAAATCGGGCACGGTGGGCTTCATCGGCGGCATGGACATCCCGCTGATCCACAAGTTCGAATGCGGCTATGCCCAGGGCTTCAAGGCGGCGAAGCCGGACGGCAAGATCATCATCAACTATACCGGCACCACGCCCGCGGCCTGGAACGACCCGGTCAAGGGCGGCGAACTGGTCAAGGCCCAGGTCAGCCAGGGCGCCGACGTGATCTATGCCGCGGCGGGCGGCACCGGCATCGGCGTCCTGCAGGCGGCGGCGGACGCCGGGATCCTGTCGATCGGCGTCGACAGCAACCAGAACCACCTGCACCCGGGCAAGGTGCTGACCTCGATGGTCAAGGGCGTGGACAATTCGGTCTACGAGGCCTTCAAGGCCGGGGCCGACCTGGAACCGGGCGTCAAGGTCATGGACCTGAAGTCGGGCGGGGTTTCGGTGGCCATCGACGACGACAACAAGCCGCTGGTCACCCCCGAGATGGCCGCCGCCGTCGAGGCCGCGAGCAAGGGCATCGAGGACGGCTCGGTCAAGGTGCATGACTACATGACCGACAACACCTGCCCGGTGAAGTGA
- a CDS encoding GNAT family N-acetyltransferase, whose product MGAVIDSDALAALHLRCFFAHPRPWSAPEFEDLLSSPLNFLLTRPQGFLLGRAVAGEAELLTLAVAPEARRQGVGSALLRDFAVASQARGAAEAFLEVAEGNAGAIALYAGRGWESTGRRPNYYAPGIDAILMRRRFDPCD is encoded by the coding sequence ATGGGCGCGGTGATCGACTCGGACGCTCTGGCGGCGCTGCATCTGCGCTGCTTCTTTGCCCATCCCCGGCCCTGGTCGGCGCCCGAGTTCGAGGACCTGCTGAGCAGCCCGCTGAATTTCCTGCTGACCCGGCCGCAGGGCTTCCTGCTGGGCCGCGCCGTCGCCGGCGAGGCCGAGCTGCTGACCCTGGCCGTCGCCCCCGAGGCGCGGCGGCAGGGGGTGGGCTCGGCCCTGCTGCGCGACTTTGCCGTTGCGTCACAAGCGCGCGGCGCGGCCGAGGCCTTTCTCGAGGTGGCCGAGGGCAATGCCGGCGCCATCGCGCTTTACGCCGGGCGCGGCTGGGAAAGCACCGGCCGGCGGCCGAATTACTATGCCCCCGGCATCGACGCGATCCTGATGCGCCGCCGCTTCGACCCCTGCGACTAA
- the tsaB gene encoding tRNA (adenosine(37)-N6)-threonylcarbamoyltransferase complex dimerization subunit type 1 TsaB: MAEPLSLGFDTSAAHCAAALLQGDRLLAETREEMARGQAERLMPLLQELLAGAGATWRDLAVIGCGTGPGNFTGIRIAVAAARGLALSLDIPAVGVGLAEAAAHGLPRPCRILLPGRGDEVIWQDFGPGEDSRPRQSAPDDLPPGPPVHTPLMPLAEAIARIALARRDTPGLPRPAPIYLRPAEAAPARDRGPVMLA, translated from the coding sequence TTGGCTGAGCCGCTGTCGCTGGGCTTCGACACATCGGCCGCGCATTGCGCGGCCGCTTTGCTGCAAGGCGACCGGCTGCTGGCCGAGACCCGCGAAGAGATGGCGCGCGGCCAGGCCGAACGGCTGATGCCGCTGCTGCAAGAGCTGCTGGCCGGGGCCGGCGCGACCTGGCGCGACCTGGCGGTGATCGGCTGCGGCACCGGGCCGGGGAATTTCACCGGCATCCGCATCGCGGTCGCGGCGGCGCGGGGGCTGGCGCTGTCGCTGGACATCCCTGCCGTGGGCGTGGGCCTGGCCGAGGCTGCGGCGCACGGCCTGCCCCGGCCCTGCCGCATCCTGCTGCCCGGGCGCGGCGACGAGGTGATCTGGCAGGATTTCGGTCCGGGCGAGGACAGCCGGCCCCGGCAATCCGCGCCCGACGACCTGCCGCCCGGCCCGCCGGTCCACACGCCGCTGATGCCGCTGGCCGAGGCCATCGCCCGCATTGCGCTTGCGCGCCGCGACACGCCCGGCCTGCCCCGCCCGGCACCGATCTATCTGCGCCCCGCCGAGGCCGCGCCCGCGCGCGACCGCGGCCCGGTCATGCTGGCCTGA
- a CDS encoding NifU family protein has product MFIQTETTPNPATLKFLPGETVLGDGTADFPEAGAAATSPLARRIFAVPGVAGVFLGSDFVTVTKSDEAVWDHLKPSVLGAIMEHYQSGAPAIEGAAASAHNDQDGPDAEIVNQIKELLDTRVRPAVAQDGGDITFHGFDRGVVYLHMQGACAGCPSSTLTLKMGIENLLRHYIPEVTEVRPVG; this is encoded by the coding sequence ATGTTCATCCAGACTGAGACCACCCCGAATCCCGCCACGCTGAAGTTCCTGCCCGGCGAGACCGTGCTGGGCGATGGCACCGCCGATTTCCCCGAGGCCGGGGCCGCCGCCACCAGTCCGCTGGCCCGCCGCATCTTCGCGGTTCCGGGGGTGGCGGGCGTGTTCCTGGGCTCGGATTTCGTCACCGTGACCAAGTCGGACGAGGCGGTCTGGGACCATCTGAAACCCTCGGTCCTGGGCGCGATCATGGAGCATTACCAGTCCGGCGCTCCGGCGATCGAAGGCGCGGCCGCCAGCGCCCATAACGACCAGGATGGCCCCGACGCCGAGATCGTCAACCAGATCAAGGAATTGCTCGACACCCGCGTCCGCCCGGCGGTGGCGCAGGACGGCGGCGACATCACCTTCCACGGCTTCGACCGCGGCGTGGTCTATCTGCACATGCAGGGCGCCTGCGCCGGCTGCCCCTCGTCCACGCTGACGTTGAAGATGGGCATCGAGAACCTGCTGCGCCACTATATCCCCGAAGTGACCGAGGTCCGCCCCGTTGGCTGA
- a CDS encoding IS5 family transposase (programmed frameshift) has protein sequence MNLARNLISDDEWTFFEGFIRAVRHPNGRKPADHRLVLNGIFWIARTGAPWRDLPEEFGKWSSVYRQFRRWTLAGLWEDILDALNHAGIAPDKLQMVDSTVIRAHHHAAGAKGGPPKEALGRSRGGFSTKIHLRVNGAGLPMRTEITPGQDSDYTGYDMVMADNLPQPAVLVADRGYDSDKIREDIESRNALPMIPMRRNRRVRKAVDMTIYTLRNMVERCFNKLKNSRRLATRYDKTAESFLGFVDVACIRLWLRHLST, from the exons ATGAACTTGGCACGCAACCTGATATCCGACGATGAGTGGACCTTCTTCGAGGGCTTCATTCGTGCCGTCCGGCACCCTAACGGGCGGAAACCTGCGGACCATCGTCTTGTTCTGAATGGTATATTCTGGATCGCAAGGACTGGTGCGCCATGGCGCGATCTGCCCGAAGAGTTTGGCAAGTGGTCCTCGGTCTACCGTCAGTTCCGCCGCTGGACTTTGGCGGGACTGTGGGAGGATATCCTGGATGCGCTGAACCACGCTGGGATCGCGCCAGACAAGCTCCAGATGGTTGATAGCACTGTGATCCGCGCCCATCATCATGCGGCGGGCGCAAAAGGGGGAC CTCCGAAAGAGGCTCTTGGCCGTTCGAGAGGCGGCTTCTCGACCAAGATCCATCTCCGCGTCAACGGCGCAGGCCTCCCGATGAGGACCGAGATCACGCCGGGGCAGGATTCCGACTACACCGGCTATGATATGGTGATGGCCGACAACCTGCCGCAACCAGCAGTTCTGGTCGCCGACAGGGGCTATGACTCTGATAAAATTCGGGAAGACATCGAGAGCCGCAACGCCCTGCCCATGATACCGATGCGAAGGAACCGAAGGGTGCGCAAGGCTGTCGACATGACCATCTACACCCTGCGCAACATGGTCGAGCGCTGCTTCAACAAGCTGAAAAATAGCCGCCGCCTTGCAACCCGCTACGACAAAACCGCCGAAAGCTTCCTTGGCTTCGTCGACGTCGCCTGCATCAGGCTCTGGCTCCGCCATTTGTCAACATGA
- a CDS encoding Glu/Leu/Phe/Val dehydrogenase yields the protein MPLDREPSFRESVDLMFQRAVRHMDLSPGLAEKIRVCNSTYTVRFGVRLRGKIETFTGYRSVHSEHMEPVKGGIRYALSVHQDEVEALAALMTYKCALVETPFGGSKGGLCIDPRQWEVHELEQITRRFAYELIKRDLINPAQNVPAPDMGTGEREMAWIVDQYARMNTTDINAKACVTGKPLNSGGIRGRVEATGRGVQYALHEFFRHKQDVTLANLEGTLAGKTAVVQGLGNVGYHAAKFLSEEDGVKVVGVIERDGAVIDERGLDIEALKTWIAETGGVRNFPDAAYVEDGASVLEHPCDILIPAAMEGVIHLGNADRIKARLIIEAANGPVTFGADEILRNKGVLIIPDMYANAGGVTVSYFEWVKNLSHIRFGRMQRRAEEARSRLLVAELERLSADRGLGWELKPNFKEKFLTGSDELALVRSGLDDTMRTAYQSMRELWHSRNDVTDLRVAAYIVAIERVASTYRSKGL from the coding sequence ATGCCCCTAGACCGCGAGCCCAGCTTCCGCGAATCCGTCGACCTGATGTTCCAGCGTGCCGTGCGGCACATGGATCTGTCGCCGGGCCTTGCCGAAAAGATCCGGGTCTGCAACTCGACCTATACCGTGCGCTTCGGCGTCCGGCTGCGCGGCAAGATCGAGACCTTCACCGGCTACCGTTCGGTCCATTCCGAACATATGGAGCCGGTCAAGGGCGGCATCCGCTATGCGCTTTCCGTCCACCAGGACGAGGTCGAGGCGCTGGCCGCGCTGATGACCTACAAATGCGCGCTGGTGGAGACCCCCTTTGGCGGCTCCAAGGGCGGGCTCTGCATCGATCCGCGGCAATGGGAGGTGCATGAGCTGGAACAGATCACCCGCCGCTTCGCCTATGAGCTGATCAAGCGCGACCTGATCAACCCGGCCCAGAACGTGCCCGCCCCCGATATGGGCACCGGCGAGCGCGAGATGGCCTGGATCGTCGACCAATATGCGCGCATGAACACCACCGACATCAACGCCAAGGCCTGCGTCACCGGCAAGCCGCTGAACTCGGGCGGCATCCGCGGCCGGGTCGAGGCGACGGGCCGCGGCGTGCAATACGCGCTGCACGAGTTCTTCCGCCACAAGCAGGACGTGACGCTGGCCAATCTGGAGGGCACGCTCGCGGGCAAGACCGCCGTGGTCCAGGGCCTCGGCAACGTCGGCTATCACGCCGCCAAGTTCCTGTCCGAGGAGGACGGCGTCAAGGTCGTCGGGGTGATCGAGCGCGACGGCGCCGTCATCGACGAGCGCGGCCTCGACATCGAGGCGCTGAAGACCTGGATCGCCGAGACCGGCGGCGTGCGCAACTTCCCTGATGCCGCCTATGTCGAGGATGGCGCCTCGGTGCTGGAGCATCCCTGCGACATCCTGATCCCGGCGGCGATGGAGGGGGTGATCCACCTCGGCAATGCCGACCGCATCAAGGCCCGGCTGATCATCGAGGCCGCGAACGGCCCGGTCACCTTCGGCGCGGACGAGATCCTGCGCAACAAGGGCGTGCTGATCATCCCCGATATGTATGCCAACGCGGGCGGCGTGACGGTCAGCTATTTCGAATGGGTCAAGAACCTGTCGCATATCCGCTTCGGCCGCATGCAGCGCCGGGCCGAAGAGGCGCGCTCGCGCCTGCTGGTGGCGGAACTGGAACGGCTCTCGGCCGACCGGGGCCTGGGCTGGGAGCTGAAGCCGAACTTCAAGGAGAAGTTCCTGACCGGCTCGGACGAACTGGCGCTGGTGCGCTCGGGGCTCGATGACACGATGCGGACAGCCTATCAGTCGATGCGCGAGCTGTGGCACAGCCGCAACGACGTGACCGACCTGCGCGTCGCTGCCTATATCGTCGCCATCGAGCGCGTGGCCAGCACCTATCGCTCGAAGGGGCTGTAG
- a CDS encoding YdeI/OmpD-associated family protein, giving the protein MAMITEVGDFFTKGCGRCARFATPDCSALVWNEGLVALRRLCQEMGLAETVKWAHPVYMHAGRNIAILGALRGDFRLSFMNPGLLRDTAGVLEPQGPNSATPGTIRFTDPAQVAALAPVIRAYLRQLMDHAEAGTKPPKPESRIEMPDELAEALDADAELAEAFHALTPGRQRSYFFNLNQARQSATRVARIEKFRDRIIAGKGATER; this is encoded by the coding sequence ATGGCGATGATCACCGAGGTCGGGGATTTCTTCACCAAGGGCTGCGGCCGCTGTGCCCGCTTTGCGACCCCGGATTGCTCGGCCCTGGTCTGGAACGAGGGGCTGGTCGCATTGCGCCGGCTCTGCCAGGAGATGGGCCTGGCCGAGACGGTGAAATGGGCGCATCCGGTCTATATGCATGCCGGGCGCAATATCGCGATCCTGGGTGCGCTGCGGGGCGATTTCCGGCTGAGCTTCATGAATCCGGGCCTGCTTCGCGACACCGCGGGCGTGCTCGAGCCGCAGGGGCCGAACAGCGCCACGCCGGGCACGATCCGCTTCACCGATCCGGCGCAGGTCGCGGCGCTGGCGCCGGTGATCCGGGCCTATCTGCGGCAATTGATGGACCACGCCGAGGCCGGGACGAAGCCGCCGAAGCCGGAAAGCCGGATCGAGATGCCGGACGAGCTGGCCGAGGCGCTGGATGCCGACGCGGAACTGGCCGAGGCCTTCCACGCCCTGACCCCGGGACGGCAGAGAAGCTATTTCTTCAACCTGAACCAGGCCCGGCAATCCGCGACCCGGGTGGCGCGGATCGAGAAGTTCCGCGACCGCATCATCGCCGGCAAGGGCGCGACCGAGCGTTAG
- a CDS encoding YbgC/FadM family acyl-CoA thioesterase: protein MQPTSSRPSGGAFSQTYRIYYADTDAGGIVYHSRYLEFAERSRAEMLRQIGHPLVGPAGEQFVARAAALSWQKPARLDDLITCETSVMQARGASIRIRHAFFRGDEALVEIQIDLVHVNSAMRPTRVPDALRARLAPFLESPEPGA from the coding sequence ATGCAACCGACATCATCCCGTCCATCGGGCGGGGCGTTTTCGCAGACCTACCGCATCTATTACGCCGACACCGATGCCGGCGGCATCGTCTATCATTCCCGCTACCTGGAATTCGCCGAGCGCAGCCGGGCCGAGATGCTGCGCCAGATCGGGCACCCGCTGGTCGGCCCGGCGGGCGAGCAATTCGTGGCCCGGGCGGCGGCGCTGTCCTGGCAGAAGCCGGCGCGGCTCGACGACCTGATCACCTGCGAAACCTCGGTGATGCAGGCGCGCGGCGCCAGCATCCGCATCCGCCACGCCTTCTTCCGTGGGGACGAGGCGCTGGTCGAGATCCAGATCGACCTTGTCCACGTCAACAGCGCGATGCGGCCGACGCGGGTGCCCGACGCGCTGCGCGCGCGGCTGGCGCCGTTCCTGGAAAGCCCCGAACCCGGCGCCTAA